The DNA window GCACCGCGATCTCCATCTCCGCGAGCATGAACTGCACGGCCTGGAACGCGGCGATGGGCTGCCCGAACTGCTCGCGTGTCTTGGCGTGCGCCACCGAGAGGTCCAGCAGGCGCTGCATGGCCCCGGTGGAGCGCGCCGCGATGCCCACCCGGCCGCTGGTCAGGATGCCCAGCGCCTCGCGGTACCCGAGGTGCTCGGGGCCCAGCAGGTTCGCGGCGGGCACCTCGGCGTCGTCGAAGATCACCTCGGCGCTGAGTGCCCCCTTCTGGCCCATCTTCTCGTCAATCTTGCCGATGCTCACGCCAGGCGTGCCCTGCGGCTCGACCAGAAAGGCGCTCATGCCCTTGGTGCCCCGGCTGGCGTCCGTGACCGCGATGACTGTGAGCAGTCCGGCGATGGGCGCGTTGCTAATGTAGTGCTTGGTGCCGTTCAGGACATACACGTCGCCGCGCTTTTCGGCTTTCGTGCGGATGTTCGCGGCGTCCGAGCCGCTGCTGGGTTCGGTGATCGCGAAGCCCGCGATGCACTCGCCGGCGGCCATGCGCGGCAGGAAGCGGGCTTTTTGCTCGTCTGTGCCCAGCTTGACCAGCCCCGACGTGCCGATGCTGGCGTGCGCGCTGATCACCCCGCCGAAGCCCATGTGGCCGTGGCCCAGCGCCTCGTACGCGGCGCAGCGGCCCAGCATGCCCAGGCCGACGCCGCCGTACTCCTCGGGGATGCTCAGGCCGAACAGGCCCAGAGCGGCGGCCTCCGCCATCAGTTCCGGCGGAATGCGGTTGGTGGCCTCGATGTCGTGGGCGCGGGCCTCCACGCGGCCCAGCATGAACTCGCGGATGGTCGCCTGCACGCCGCGCAGGTCCTCGGGTAGTTGGAAATCCATGTGGGGTCAGAGTACGCCCTGCGCCGCAGGAAGGATTGACACCTCGGCCCGGCGCCACTAGGATGTGTGGGCCTGCGAAGGCATGGTGGCTTTAGCTCAGTTGGTTAGAGCGCCGCTCTGTGGAAGCGGAGGCCGGGGGTTCAAGTCCCCTAAGCCACCCCAGTCCATGCCGGCCTCGAGCATATGCCCGGGGCCGGTTCACTTTTGATGCAGAGGTGTTGGTTTACGGGCGTGCGGGGATGGCGGAACTGGTAGACGCACCAGACTTAGGATCTGGTTCCCGTAGGGAGTGAGGGTTCAAGTCCCTTTCCTCGCACCACAACGCACAGGGCGGCGCTGCTTCATGGGGTGCCGCCCTGTGTCGTCTGAAAGTCCGGACGTCGAACAGTCTGCTTTAAGCGCGCGCCGCGCCCGCACCTCTCGTCAGGAGCAGCGTGCCCGCGCCCCACGCGCCGCCGACCAGGGCCACGCTCAGGGCCAGGGGCGGCTCGCCCAGCGTGGCCGCCACGGCGCTCAGGCCCAGCAGGGCGCCCACAGCGTCCGGCACAGGGAGGTTCAGGCGGCGGGCCAGCGTACGCCCGGCGTCGTAGGCGCTGACGCTCAGGCCCAGGGCGAGCAGCACGCCGGCCAGCGCGCATGCGACCAGGGCAGGCCCCAGCAGGCCCGCCACGGCCAGCAGGAACGCGGGGAGCAGCAGCGCGGAGAGCACCAGCACGCCCAGCGCCAGCGCCCGCACCGGCGCGTGCCGTTGCCGGCGGGCGAGCATGGGAGCCAGACCCGCCACGAACAGCAGCAGCAGCGCGCCGCCGGTCAGGGTGATGAACACCTGCGGCCACGCGGCGCTGCCGAGCCAGCCGAGCACCGGGCGGAACGCGGCGGCGGTCGCCATGCCGATGCCGTCCGGCGGGGCGGTCTGCACGGCCGTGGGGTCGCTCGGCACGCGGCCCAGCAGGGCGCTGACGTGCCCGGCCACCTGCGCGCCGGGCGTGCGGTGCACGTCGCCCAGCAGCGTGACGACCTCGCCGCCCACCCGGGCGCCGGGCCCCAGGTCGATGTTGCCGCCCACGGCGATCACGTTGCCCTCCACGGGACCCTGCACGGTCACGCTGCGCCCGAAGTGCACGTCGCCCCGCGCCGCGACGTCCGCCAGGGCGGGCAGGGTCAGCAGGGCGCTCACGGCGAAGGCGCCCGCGCCGGCCCACTGCATGGCGGGGCGGGGCCGCCATGTGACCAGCGCGGCCGTGAGCAGCAGCAGCGCCAGGCCCAGGCCCGCCAGCGGGGAGACCTGCGCGATCAGGGTCCGCAGCACCAGCGCGCCCGCCGCAAGGTTCGGCCACGCGGTCGTGACGGCCAGCAGCGTCAGCCCGACCATCAGGGCCACGACCAGCGTCAGCGGCGCGGAGTTGCGCCGGTGCACCAGCGGCGACTGCCACGGCTGGGCCGTGAAGGCGGTCGCGGCCGGCGAGGGGGCAGAGAGCGGAGGCGGAGCCAGCGGCGACGGGGCGTCCTGTGCCCGCATCCTCGACAGCACACTGCCCGCCACGGACCGGGGCAGGGATGGAGGCGCCGCCAGCCGCGCGGCCCACGCCACGTCGGACGCGGTGGCCGCCGCGACGCTGCCGGGCAGGGGAGGGGCGCCCACGTGGCCCAGCAGGCCCGCGCCTTGAATCTCGGTCAGGACGGCGGGCGCGACCGAGCGGGGTGGGGCGGGCGGGGCCAGCCGCGTGGCGAGCGCCACGGCCGACGCGACCTCGCCGGCCACGCTGCGCGGCAGGGGCGGGCGGGTCAGGCGGGCGGCCACGGCGATGTCGGCGGCCACGCCGGGCGCCACGGTCCCGGGTGGGTCGAGCGGCGGCAGGGCGCGCAGCAGCGCGGTGGCGTGGGCCAGGGCGCGGCGCTGGGCGTCCACGCCGACCTGATCCGGCAGGGCGTCCAGCGCCGAGCGGTCCTCTGGACCCAGGTCGCCGTCGGCCTCGCGGTGCAGCAGCTCTAGCGACAACACGTGCAGACGGGCGTCGCCGCCCGTGCCGTCTGCGCTGTCCCGACGCTCCACGCCCATACGGTTTCCTTTACGTCAAAGCGTCACCGGGAGTTCCCGGCGGCTGTCTAGCCCGTCGCGCCCGTGTCCGGACGGCTCCCAGCATGGGCGGCGTTCCCTGACGCGCTCCTGTCCGGTGGTGTCTGCGGCCCGCTTCCCTGGACGCGGGCCTACCCGGCCCGGTAGTCGCCGCTCTTGCCGCCGGTCTTCGAGAGCAGGCGCACGCCCGTGATCTCGATGGCCTTGCTGGCCGCCTTGAGCATGTCGTACACGTTCAGGGCGGCCACCGTGGCGGCCGTCAGGGCCTCCATCTCCACGCCGGTGGGCGCCGTGGTGCGGACGGTCGCCTGCACCCGCACGCCCGCGTCCTCCAGCGTCACCTCGACGTCCGCGCCCGTCACGGGGATCGGGTGACACAGCAGGATCAGGTCGGCGGTGCGCTTGCTGCCGGCCAGGCCGCCCAGCCGGGCCACCACCAGCGGGTCGCCCTTGGGGTTCGTGCCGGCCGTGAGCGCCGCGCGGGCCTCCGGCGGCAGACGCACCCACGCCTCGGCGGTCGCGCTGCGGGTGGTGGGCGCCTTGTCCGTCACGTCCACCATGCGCGGCTGGCCGTCCCGGAAGTGCGTGAGTTCCGGCGCGGCGTCGGTCATCAGTCCTCCGGGAGCTTCAGGTCCGCCAGGGACGCGAAGGGGGTCTGCTTGGCGTGCGCGCTGCCCTCCGGGATGCCCAGGTCGTCGTCGATTTCCTCGACCGGCACCTGCGCCATGTGCTCGCACGGCCCGTCGTTCAGGTCGTGGCCGCACACCTGGCACAGGCCCTTACACGCCGGGTCATGCAGCACGCTCAGCGGCGCGGCCAGGAGCGTCGTCTCGGCCAGGTACGCGCTGAGGTCCAGGTCCGGATTCCCGAAGACCAGCACCTCCTCGCCGGACTCGGCTTCCTCCAGGTACGGCGCGTCGGCCGACGGCTCGTAGCGCATCAGGGTGCCGAGCGTGATCTCCAGCGGCACGTCCACCGGGCGCAGGCAGCGGGCGCACTCCATGGTCAGGGTCGGCTCGAAGCTGCCCTGCAGGTACATCTCGTGGCCGTCCAGGGCGTTGACGTCCACGTCGTAGGGAGCGGGTTCCGCAAAGGTCAGGGTCTGCATCTGCCCGCCCTGCTCGTACCGGAGGTGATCCAGGGTGCCCTCGGCGTGCGCGTCCTCGGAGGCGCGCAGCAGGGAACCCAGATGAATGTGGGGCGAATCGGTCATCTGGACATGATAGGACGCGCCCGGCACCATGACCGTGCCGGGCGCGGATTGAGGATGGGCTCAGACCAGTTCGACGACGCTGGCGTCCGAGATGGTCAGCTTGTGCGTGCGCGGCATGGTGCGGTCACCGCGCACCTGCGCCCGCACACCGATCAGGCAGTCCTGCAGGCGGCGGTGCACGCTCTCCACGCTGGCGCCCTCGTCCAGCACCGAGTGCTCGACCTCGGCGTTGCGCACCACGCTGCCCTTGCCGATGCTGGTGAAGGGTCCGATGTACGCGTCCTCGATCACCACGCCCTCGGCCAGCAGCACCGGCCCCACGATCTTGCTGTTCTTCACGCGCGCCGAGGGCGGCACCACCACGCGCCCGGTCAGCACCGAGTCCTCGACCGTGCCGCGGATGTCGGTCTCGATGCGCTCCAGCAGCAGGCGGTTGGCGTCGAGCAGGTCCGCCGGGCGGCCGGTGTCCTTCCACCAGCCCCTGACCGGCTGCCCCACCACCGCGCGGCCGCGCTCGATCAGGCCCTGGATGCCGTCGGTGATCTCGTACTCGCCGCGCGCCGAGGGGGCCATGCCGTCGAGCACCGTGAAGATCTCCGGCGTGAAGCAGTACAGCCCGGCGACCGCCATGTTGCTGGGCGGGTTCTTGGGCTTCTCGACCAGGCGGGTGATGCGCTCGCCGTCCATCTCGGCCACCCCGAAGGACGACGGATCGGCCACCTCGACCAGCGCGATCAGCGCGGCCGGGCGCTCCTCCTGAAAGTGGTCCACGAAGGGCTTGGCGCCGAACTCGAAGAGGTTGTCGCCCAGGTACACGCAGAAGTCCGAGTCGGCCACCCACTCCCGGGCCGTGAGGACCGCGTGGCCCAGGCCGAGCTGTTCGTGCTGGTTGATCAGCGTGATCTCCACGCCGGTGACGTTGCGCAGGGCGTGCTGGATCTCCTCGCGCGTGATGTCCGACACGACCACGCCGATGTCGGTGATGCCGGCGTCCTGCAGGGTGCGGATGGCGTGGCGGATGATGGGCTGCCCGGCGACCCGCAGAACGGGCTTGGGACGCGTGAAGGTCAGGGGGCGCAGCCGCGTTCCCAGGCCTGCTGCAGGAATGATCGCTTTCATGCCGCGAGTGTAGTGGACAGGCCCTGACAATGTGCTTAATCCCCCCGCTCCGGCTGACCGAGCGTGCAGAAAGTCACAAGGGAACGCCCTGCCCCCTCACCGCGTTCTCGTGCCTGCCTGCTGAGATGGACGCATGAGTGACCACACCCCGGAGATCACCCTGCGCGGCGCGTGGAGAGGACAGCCGGGCGATCCGGACCGCGTGTTCCACGGCACGGTCGTGCACTCCGACCACCCGGACTCGCCCGTCGGCGGACCCTGCCGCGTGACCTACGAGGCCAGCCTCCAGCGTGTGACAGCGCCCGGCGACCACGGCCGCTACGTGCTGCACATCGGAGACACGGAGCGCGGGATCGTCCTCGCCCGCTTCACCAGCGCCGCGGCCTCCAGCGCGCATGCCCACGACGAGGCGCTCGACGACGACTGGTACGCCCTGCCGGCCCACACCTGACCGGAGCGCGGCCCGGGTCTGAAGTCCGTCTGAACGTCCGTCGCACGTCCGGCCCCCCGCCGCGTGACACGCTCGGGTATGGACAACCAACAGCTGCTGGAGTGTATCGACGCGTGTCTGGCCTGCGTGGATGCCTGTGAACGCTGCGCGGCGGCGTGCCTGGACGAGCCGGACATCGCGATGATGCGCGAGTGTATCCGCCTGGACCGCGACTGCGCCGACGTGTGCGCCGTGACGGCCCGCCTGCTGATGCGCGACAGCGCCCTGCACGCGGCGGCCTGTGCGCTGTGCGCAGACGCCTGCGCGGCCTGCGCCGCCGAGTGCGGCAAGCACGACCATGACCACTGCCAGGCGTGCGCCGCCGCGTGTCGCCGCTGCGAGAGCGCGTGCCGCGCCCTGGCGGCGTAGTCAGCGCCTAGATCAGCTGGATTTCCATGGCCCGCAGCACGGCGCGGGTGCGGTCGCGCACGCCCATCTTCGACAGGATGTTCGACACGTACCCCTTGATCGTGCCCTCGGTGGTCGTGATCAGTGCCGCGATCTCGCGGTTCGAGTAGCCGCCGGCCATCAGGCGCAGCACCTCGCGTTCCCGCTCGGTCAGGGCCACGTGGTCTTCGAGGCGGGGCGCGGCCGGCGCGTCGGGACCGCGTCCACGGCCGGTCGAGACGGGCTGGAGCCAGCGGCCCCCGGCGGCCACCGTGCGGATCGCACCAAGCAGCACCTCCAGCGACACGTCCTTGAGCAGGTACCCGCGCGCGCCGGCCTCCACGCCGTGGATGAGCAGGTCGTCGTCGTCGAAGGTCGTGAGGATCAGGGTGGGCGGCAGGGTGCCCTGGGCGGACAGCGCGCGCAGTACGCCCAGGCCGTCCAGGTGCGGCATGCGGTAGTCCAGCAGCAACACGTCCGGCCGCACCGCCGGCACCAGCGTCAGCGCCTGCACGCCGTCCTCGGCCTCCGCGACCACGTGCATGTCGGGCGACAGGCCCAGCATGGAGCGCAGGCCCTGGCGTACCAGCGTCTGGTCCTCCACCACGCACACCCGGATCGCGCCCGGCACGGCCGCGTCGCCGGCCGTCATGCCAGCCCCCCGGCGGGCAGGGCCACATGCAGCAGGACGCCCTGCCCGGTCGGCGTCTGCACGTCCAGGCTGCCGCCCAGGCCCTCCAGGCGCTCGCGCATGCCGTTCAGGCCGCAGCCGAAGCGCAGGGTGGACACGCCGGGTCCGTCGTCCTGCGCCCGCAGCCGGATCAGCGGTCCGTCGCGCCACACCTCCAGCCACAGCTGGGTGGCCCGCGCGTGCCGCGCCGCGTTCGTGACGATCTCCTGCGCGCAGCGCAGCAGCACCCGCGCCGTGACCGGGCAGTCCAGCCGGACGTCCGGCGGCAGCGTCACGTGCACCGTCAGGGCCGTGCCGCGCGTCAGGGCGCGCAGTTCGAGCGGGAAGTCGCACGACGACGCGTCGCGCATGCCGCGCACGGCCGTGCGCACGTCGTCCAGCAGCTCGTGCGCCACCCCCTGCGCCGTGTGCACGTGTTCGCGCGCCGGGCCGTCCGGCAGCAGGTGGTGCGCCACCTGCAGGTGCATGCCCAGGCCCGTCAGGTGGTGCCCCAGCAGGTCGTGCAGTTCCCGCGAGATCTGCAGCCGCTCGGCGGACCGGCTCGCCTCGGCCAGCAGGGCGCGCGTGGCGTGCAGTTCCTCGACCACCACCGCCAGCCGCCGCCGCGCGCGGATCTCGCGCATGGCGGTGCGGACGGTCATGATCGCCATGACCTGGAAGCACACGTAGCCGGTCGTGAAGGCCCACGCGTCCAGGTTGTGCCAGTGCGTGAGCAGCACCCACAGCAGCAGGCCGCTCTGTCCTGCCACCCACAGCAGGGCCTGCCGGAAGGGCAGCAGCAGGCCCACCTGCGACGCCACCGCGATCAGCAGGCCAGCCTGCACGCTGCTGCCGTTCAGCAGCGCGTTGGCGACCAGCGCCAGCACCGACTGCGCCAGCAGCAGGCCCAGCACCGCCCGCCTCGGCCGGCGGGCGATCACGTGCAGCGTGAGCAGTGTGGTGCCCAGGAACGCCAGGTTCGCCACGCCCCACCACTGCACCTGCCACAGCGCCAGGTGGTCGCGCACCGGTTCGACGAGCAGCGAGTGCAGCGACAGCGCCGCCCACGTGACCACGGTGGTGATCCGCACGCTGCCCCGGATCTCGGCGGCCGCGTCCGGGGCCGGCGGAGACAGCGCGGGCGCGGCGCGCGGCGACTCGGGGACCGGGGACAGGGTGGGGACGGGCAGGACAGTCATGGTCGATTCCTCGGGGAAAGCGAGCAGGCGTCTGGAGCGGGGGCTGTGGCGGCGGTCGGTGCGCCGTCAGTGTACGGGAAGGTCCGGGCGTGTCCGGACACGCCCGGGCCGCTTCACTTGCAGCCGCTGCGCCACCAGCGCACGTCGCCGGTGTCCAGGGCGAAGGTGCTCAGGCGGTCCCCGAAGGCCAGCGCCGCGTGGCCCATCTGGTCGTCGCCGTCCGCGACCGTGTACGACACGCTGCCGTTCACGCCCCTGACGTCGGCCCCGAAGGTCAGCGTGACGCTGCTGCCGCCGTCGCGCTCGTACCACAGGTACATCATCCAGCTGCCCAGCGTCGTGCTCGACCAGCGGATCAGGTCGCGGTTCGGGGTGTACCACCGGTTCTCGTCGTTCACATCCGGCAGCGAGCCCACGTACAGCCCGTCGCGCGAGTTCGAGCCCAGCTGCACGTAGATTTCCGGATCGCCGCGCACCCACGGTTCATGGTCGTCGCGTACGTACAGCGAGCTCAGGCGCTCCCAGCTGTCGCAGGCCTGCGCGCTCAGCCCCGGGCTCGACGGTACTGTGCCTGACGGTACTGGGCTCGGCGGCGCTGCACCGGCGTGGACGTCGATGGGGATCATCACGTGGCCCTGAGCGTCCACGCGCTCGTTCACGCCGACCACGACCACGGCCTCGCTGGGCGCCGTCCGGCCGTCCAGCACGTGGCGTCCACCCTGCGCGTCGTACGCGACGACCGGCGCGAACTCGTCCCCGCCCTGCGGCGCGACCGCCACCAGTGGCACGTGGGTGGCGGCGTCCCACGCCGGGCCGCGTACCGCCACCTGAAGATTCCGGACGCTTCCGGTCACGGTGCCCAGCGGGTGGAGGGTCTCGCCGGGACCGCTGGCGAGCAGGCTCTCCACGGTGCCGCCGCCGAGCGGCGCGCGGGCCAGGGCGGCGTACAGCGTCTCGCGGTCGCCGTCGAAGCGGGCGTCGGTCTGCTGGAGGATGGTGGCGCGCAATTCCGGGCTCTGGAGGTGGCGCGCGAGGTCCTGTGCGAAGGCGTCGAGCGCTGCATTGACCTGCGCGTCGGCGGCGCTGACGGCCGGGGTGCCGGCGGTGGCTGCAGTCTGCGGCGTCTGCCCGCAGGCGCTCAGGGCGAGGGTGACGGCCAGGAGGGCAGCGGGGACGGCGCGGGTGATGACGGTCATGGCGGGCCTCCGTGGGGGGAGCGGTGACGGCGCGGAGCGCGGGTCCGGTCAGGGCCAGCCGGGGTCAGTAGTACGAGGACTTGCCGCCGAAGTACACGGCGGTGTAGAAGGCCTGGGCCGCCACGTAGCAGAAGGGCTTGCGCCAGCCGAGGGTGTCGCACACCTGCTGCATGTGCTGCTTGAACTGGCCGTCCACCCAGTGGCGGTCGGTCTCGTTCATGCGCGAGGAGTAGAAGCGGGCGTTGCGGTACCCGAAGTCGTGCTGGACGCACGGCCACAGGAACTCGTCGCTCCAGCCGGTGTAGCCGGACGGACCGCTGCACCCGTCGTTGCTCCAGTTGAAGCGCGGGAAGGCGCTCCGCAGGGTCGAGTACCGGCTGCGGAAGGTGTCGGTGGACGCGATGATCGTGTAGGTGGTCACCGCGTAGGGGGCGGCCTGCGCGCCGAGCCGGGCACTGTCCGCTGCGGCGGTCAGCGGGCGGGGCTGGAGGCCCTCCTGCAGATCCGCCTGCAGGGTCCGCACGAGCTGGTCGAGGTCGAGCGCCTGCCCGTGGTCGTCCACCGGTGCGGGCACCCGGCCGGCCCGCACGTCGTCGCGCAGGCCCTGCATCTCCGCGATGCGGGCGCGCAGCGCGGCCAGCTGGGCGTCGTCGAGGTTGGTCGTGGCCGCCGGGGCGGACGCTGCGGGCGCGGTGGCCTGCGGCGTGGCCGCCTGCTGGCCGCAGGACGCGAGGGCGAGGGTGCCGAGCAGCAGGACGAGTCGGGGTGCGGTCATGGTGGAGCCTCCTGGGTCTCCTTCCAGTTGGAAGGGCGTGGGGCGGGATCGCCCGCCGGGGGGCGGGAATCGTCCGTGCTGGCGCGCGGTCTGTCGTGTTCTGTCTGACCGCAGCGTAGGGGGTGGGCGGCCGTTCGCCCACTGCCGGAAGTCAGTCCCGAGGATGAAGGCAGCTTCATTCGTGGCTCATGCGTGGATGGACCTGGATGGGCCGGCCCGGTCGGGCCTGCGAGGGCACCGCGCCGCGTCCGCCCGCTGCCGGGCCGTACACTCCGGGGCAGGTGAACGGGCGCCGGGGCTGGACGCTCGTTCCGTTATCGCCTATACTCCACCGAGGTTGTTATGCTGCTAGCAGAAATCATCAGCGTGGGCACGGAACTGCTGTTCGGCGAGATCGTCGACAGCAATGCCGCGTTCCTCGCGCGCGAACTGGGCGCCCGTGGCGTCACGCTGCACCGCAAGACGGTGCTCGGTGACAACCTGGAGCGTCTGACGGCCGCCATCCACACGGCGCTGGAGCGCGCGGATCTGGTCATCCTGGGCGGTGGCCTGGGACCCACCGACGACGACCTGACCCGCGAGGCCATCGCCGCCGCGCTGAACGAGACTCCGCACGAGGACCCGGCGCTGCTCGCGTGGCTGGAGGGCCTGTACACCGCGCGGGGGCGCACCATGCCGCAGATCAACCGCAAGCAGGCGTGGCTGATTCCCTCGGCGCAGGCGCTGCCCAACCCGGTCGGCACCGCGCCCGGGTGGTTCGTGACCACCGGCGGGAAGATGATCGTCGCGCTGCCCGGCCCGCCGCGCGAGATGCAGCGCATGTGGCAGGCCGAGGTGCTGCCGAGACTGCCGCTGCCCAGCCGCGCGCTGGTGCACACGACCGTCCACACCCAGGGCAT is part of the Deinococcus metalli genome and encodes:
- a CDS encoding acyl-CoA dehydrogenase family protein; this encodes MDFQLPEDLRGVQATIREFMLGRVEARAHDIEATNRIPPELMAEAAALGLFGLSIPEEYGGVGLGMLGRCAAYEALGHGHMGFGGVISAHASIGTSGLVKLGTDEQKARFLPRMAAGECIAGFAITEPSSGSDAANIRTKAEKRGDVYVLNGTKHYISNAPIAGLLTVIAVTDASRGTKGMSAFLVEPQGTPGVSIGKIDEKMGQKGALSAEVIFDDAEVPAANLLGPEHLGYREALGILTSGRVGIAARSTGAMQRLLDLSVAHAKTREQFGQPIAAFQAVQFMLAEMEIAVQTSRVLWQKVAWMVDHGEDVRRMASVAKYHATEMLSQVADKAVQVAGGMGYMKDSPVERFYRDQRLLRIYEGTSEIQKVIIAGDLLR
- a CDS encoding polymer-forming cytoskeletal protein; its protein translation is MGVERRDSADGTGGDARLHVLSLELLHREADGDLGPEDRSALDALPDQVGVDAQRRALAHATALLRALPPLDPPGTVAPGVAADIAVAARLTRPPLPRSVAGEVASAVALATRLAPPAPPRSVAPAVLTEIQGAGLLGHVGAPPLPGSVAAATASDVAWAARLAAPPSLPRSVAGSVLSRMRAQDAPSPLAPPPLSAPSPAATAFTAQPWQSPLVHRRNSAPLTLVVALMVGLTLLAVTTAWPNLAAGALVLRTLIAQVSPLAGLGLALLLLTAALVTWRPRPAMQWAGAGAFAVSALLTLPALADVAARGDVHFGRSVTVQGPVEGNVIAVGGNIDLGPGARVGGEVVTLLGDVHRTPGAQVAGHVSALLGRVPSDPTAVQTAPPDGIGMATAAAFRPVLGWLGSAAWPQVFITLTGGALLLLFVAGLAPMLARRQRHAPVRALALGVLVLSALLLPAFLLAVAGLLGPALVACALAGVLLALGLSVSAYDAGRTLARRLNLPVPDAVGALLGLSAVAATLGEPPLALSVALVGGAWGAGTLLLTRGAGAARA
- the moaC gene encoding cyclic pyranopterin monophosphate synthase MoaC, producing the protein MTDAAPELTHFRDGQPRMVDVTDKAPTTRSATAEAWVRLPPEARAALTAGTNPKGDPLVVARLGGLAGSKRTADLILLCHPIPVTGADVEVTLEDAGVRVQATVRTTAPTGVEMEALTAATVAALNVYDMLKAASKAIEITGVRLLSKTGGKSGDYRAG
- a CDS encoding YceD family protein — protein: MTDSPHIHLGSLLRASEDAHAEGTLDHLRYEQGGQMQTLTFAEPAPYDVDVNALDGHEMYLQGSFEPTLTMECARCLRPVDVPLEITLGTLMRYEPSADAPYLEEAESGEEVLVFGNPDLDLSAYLAETTLLAAPLSVLHDPACKGLCQVCGHDLNDGPCEHMAQVPVEEIDDDLGIPEGSAHAKQTPFASLADLKLPED
- a CDS encoding glucose-1-phosphate thymidylyltransferase encodes the protein MKAIIPAAGLGTRLRPLTFTRPKPVLRVAGQPIIRHAIRTLQDAGITDIGVVVSDITREEIQHALRNVTGVEITLINQHEQLGLGHAVLTAREWVADSDFCVYLGDNLFEFGAKPFVDHFQEERPAALIALVEVADPSSFGVAEMDGERITRLVEKPKNPPSNMAVAGLYCFTPEIFTVLDGMAPSARGEYEITDGIQGLIERGRAVVGQPVRGWWKDTGRPADLLDANRLLLERIETDIRGTVEDSVLTGRVVVPPSARVKNSKIVGPVLLAEGVVIEDAYIGPFTSIGKGSVVRNAEVEHSVLDEGASVESVHRRLQDCLIGVRAQVRGDRTMPRTHKLTISDASVVELV
- a CDS encoding four-helix bundle copper-binding protein, with the translated sequence MDNQQLLECIDACLACVDACERCAAACLDEPDIAMMRECIRLDRDCADVCAVTARLLMRDSALHAAACALCADACAACAAECGKHDHDHCQACAAACRRCESACRALAA
- a CDS encoding response regulator, which codes for MTAGDAAVPGAIRVCVVEDQTLVRQGLRSMLGLSPDMHVVAEAEDGVQALTLVPAVRPDVLLLDYRMPHLDGLGVLRALSAQGTLPPTLILTTFDDDDLLIHGVEAGARGYLLKDVSLEVLLGAIRTVAAGGRWLQPVSTGRGRGPDAPAAPRLEDHVALTEREREVLRLMAGGYSNREIAALITTTEGTIKGYVSNILSKMGVRDRTRAVLRAMEIQLI
- a CDS encoding sensor histidine kinase, which produces MTVLPVPTLSPVPESPRAAPALSPPAPDAAAEIRGSVRITTVVTWAALSLHSLLVEPVRDHLALWQVQWWGVANLAFLGTTLLTLHVIARRPRRAVLGLLLAQSVLALVANALLNGSSVQAGLLIAVASQVGLLLPFRQALLWVAGQSGLLLWVLLTHWHNLDAWAFTTGYVCFQVMAIMTVRTAMREIRARRRLAVVVEELHATRALLAEASRSAERLQISRELHDLLGHHLTGLGMHLQVAHHLLPDGPAREHVHTAQGVAHELLDDVRTAVRGMRDASSCDFPLELRALTRGTALTVHVTLPPDVRLDCPVTARVLLRCAQEIVTNAARHARATQLWLEVWRDGPLIRLRAQDDGPGVSTLRFGCGLNGMRERLEGLGGSLDVQTPTGQGVLLHVALPAGGLA
- a CDS encoding DUF3103 family protein, translating into MTVITRAVPAALLAVTLALSACGQTPQTAATAGTPAVSAADAQVNAALDAFAQDLARHLQSPELRATILQQTDARFDGDRETLYAALARAPLGGGTVESLLASGPGETLHPLGTVTGSVRNLQVAVRGPAWDAATHVPLVAVAPQGGDEFAPVVAYDAQGGRHVLDGRTAPSEAVVVVGVNERVDAQGHVMIPIDVHAGAAPPSPVPSGTVPSSPGLSAQACDSWERLSSLYVRDDHEPWVRGDPEIYVQLGSNSRDGLYVGSLPDVNDENRWYTPNRDLIRWSSTTLGSWMMYLWYERDGGSSVTLTFGADVRGVNGSVSYTVADGDDQMGHAALAFGDRLSTFALDTGDVRWWRSGCK
- a CDS encoding phospholipase A2, whose protein sequence is MTAPRLVLLLGTLALASCGQQAATPQATAPAASAPAATTNLDDAQLAALRARIAEMQGLRDDVRAGRVPAPVDDHGQALDLDQLVRTLQADLQEGLQPRPLTAAADSARLGAQAAPYAVTTYTIIASTDTFRSRYSTLRSAFPRFNWSNDGCSGPSGYTGWSDEFLWPCVQHDFGYRNARFYSSRMNETDRHWVDGQFKQHMQQVCDTLGWRKPFCYVAAQAFYTAVYFGGKSSYY